GGAATCTGGTAGAAAATTTTCGTAAGGGGCTGGAAAATCATTTCCTTAATGTGGAGATTCAGGAAACTTTCGAAGCTTTTGCTGATTTACTAAATAAGATTCATTTATTGGCTGCCCAAAAATTATTTCCACAAAATCTATCGGGCATGAAATATATCGCAGAATACGAAACGCAAGGTATCCCAATTACACCTGAGATTCGTTATGAGGTTTATCAGACGCACTGGTATAAAATTCCAGATAGTCCGGCTGATGGTGATTGGAATGCCTATGGTATTCGTGTATCTGATCTTCAGACAGAGTTCAACCGACAGACTGAGCAGATCGAAGCGGCTTATAAAGCTTTCCGCTTATCCATTAAAAAACATCTTTTAATATAAAAAATAGAATCAGAGATCATAAATTGAATATACGTGACTCAATTTCCTTCAAGACATCCAAATCATAGTTTGGAATACAAATCGGAACTTTTTTTAAGGAACAAATTACCTACGGAATGGATCATAGATAAACCAACTGATTATGGTATCGATTTTAAAATTGAAGTCGTATTAAATGGTGCAGTTAATGGTCAGAATTTTTCAGTTCAGCTAAAAGCACATCAGAAAATAGAAAAAAGAAAAGGGATTTCGGTCAAATTGGAACGTACTACGGTTAATTTGTATCTGAGTAGATTAGAACCCTTGTTGCTGATATGTTATGTGGCAGAAGATATTGAAGCCTATTACTGCTGGTTTAATGAACGATCGGTTGACCTGACAAAAAAAAATAAAACCTTTTCTATTAGTTTTGATTCTTCAAAAAAAGTAAGTGAATTGGACTGGAATGAAATATCAAGTTACGTCAATACTATTTTTAGCAGAAAGTTTCTACTCCATGCCTTTCCAGAGTTTGACTTTTCGATGATGGGCAAAGGTGAGAAGGATGCTGCCGCCTATTATCTCAAAAAAGATTATGAAACTGCAAAATTTTTATTCGATAAACTTAATAAAGACAATCCAAATGCTTGCTGGTTGAATTCTATTGCAATGTGCCAATATGGGCTCTACCATTATAAAGATGCACTTGCATCGGTGAATGAAGCCCTGGAGATCACCGATCTCTTAGAAATCAAACTGAATAAGGCGTCAATTTTAGCTGAATACGGGATCGAAGCTAAAAATCGTGCTATGGTTATCGAAGCAAGTGGCATATTCAAGTCTGCAATAGATGAAATTGGAGAGGCACATCATTATTTTAATTATGCGAATACACTTACCGAACTAGGTCAATACGAAGAGGCAGAAAAACATTATAAAAAGGCACTCGATTTAAATCCAAATTATGCTGAATCCTGGAAGAACTTAGGGCATATTTATTCCTTCTACAGAAATCTGGAAAAAGAAATGCAATGTTACAATAATGCATTATCTATCAAACCTGATTTGCCACAAGCGTTAATATGTAAGGGAATAGCTTTAATCAAGGATTTGAATAATTTTAATGAAGGCATTTCATATCTTAAGAAAGCATTGGAAGCTGATAGTAAACTTTTCCTTAAATATACAAGTGGATATTTTTGGTTTGCTTACGCATATCTTAAAATTAGTGATTATGAGAACGGACTTAGATTCTTGGAAAAAGGACTTAAACAATATCCTGGTGATCCATATTTACTGAATCTTAAGAGAGACTACTTAAAGGATAATTGGCGAAAAAACATTATGCTGAGAGTTCAAGCGAAAGAATTCATGTTATACCGTCTTAGACTCCAATCCGACGATACATCGGCCTTAGAATGTCTTTGCAGGATTCTGCTTTATGAGAAAAATAAAACCGCTGCATTAGTCCAGCTGACAAAACATACTGTTATTTTCCAGCGTACTCAGATTACGGATATAAAAAACGAATCCTTTGATATAGAGCCCTATTTAAGCTCTTTATATAATTATCATAACTATTGCGAGTTTCGAAACGTGCATCCACTGGAAAAGGATCTTAATAGTCACTTATTTCCTCCGGTTTATATTGAATTCAATGAGTTAGTCGGATTAAAATTATTTCATGAGTGTTTACAATACATCAAGATTCACAAAAATGATAAATCATTTGAGAAAAATCTCTTTAAACACCTATTTGAGCAAGCATATCTTTATTATCCGAAAACGGCGCCATATATGATTACCGCTAATGTAAAAGAGCCTGAAGCTTTTGGTGAGCAAATGTGCAATGCTATCATACATATTCCTATACTAGCAATGAGAGAGGTAGGACGGATTAATGGGTATCTGAGGATAAAACTTGGATTAGATAGTAAAAAAATGGATGTGGCAATTAAAAACGCCAACGAAACTGCTGCAAGTAAGAAGATATTTGAGGCTTGTTTGGTTATGATACAAGAACGGTTTAGTTTTTTTTCAAAGTAATCTAATAATGTCGAGAATATATTTTGACACGAATGTTTTTAGCAATCTTAGGATTAATAGTTTGCCGCAATATCAGACGTTAAATCAATTAATTGTTGAACGAAAAGATAGATTGAGCGTTTATTTTTCAATTGGTCATATTAGAGATAAGCGTAAAGACCAGTCTGACTATAAATTTCTGGATTTCGAGTTCATGGAATTTTTAACAGGGGACAATTATTTGGCCTATGATCCAATTGAACGTCGTCCTGGCTTTTATCTTGCTACGCCAAAAATGGCTTTTGATGATGATAGTCCGGATAATGAGTATACTTCCGCAATGAATATATTTGAGCCATCTGAAGATGATGATCAAATGAACGCTTCGTTCAAATCAATGCTTAGGTCAATATTTGAGAACCTTCCTATAGGAATCGATAACAGTATATTTGAAAACTTGCCACAAGAGCAAAAGAAACTAGTGTCATCTTTCTTGCCATTAGAAGAGGGAGCTTCCTTTTTAGATCTAATGAACAATATGATACAATTTACCGAGGAACTTCATAAGGATAGTAATTTGTACAAGGATCTTAGGACAATGGTTGACAAGGGAATGAACAATGGGCAAATAACATTAAACGGAGATATCGATTTTAACGAAGCACTCAAGGATACTGCAATTCAGAAAACCTTTTTTGATTTTATCAAAGATACAATCTACTACAAGGACAAAGATAAGATCCCATATTATGATTTCTTTCAATTGGCCTATAATATGCTCGATGTATTAGGTATAAGCAAAGATAAAATCACTAAAAAAAATACCCTAGGGAATCTCCAGAATGATGGTTATCATTCTTATTTTGCTGGATATTGCGATTATTTTATAACTGACGATAAGACAATAACTTCAAAAGCTAAAGCTTTATATAATCTCCTCGGCATTAAAACTCAGGTGCTTTCCGTCGACGAATTTAATGAAGTTCTACCAGAGCTTCTCAGCGATAAAAGAGACGATTGGGATTCTTTGTTGAACAAGCTTGCATGGGATTTTAAAAACGCAGAAAGAAAAGAGCCAATAATTGTAGATGGAGTTATTACATCGAGATTGGGGCGAAATCACAGATATCTTGATTTCTGTGATTCTGTTATTGAGATTTCATCTAAAGATTGCCGTAAACTAATTGCATTTAAAGGAGACGCACATTCTCTCTCAGACCCAAGCTATAGCGAATGTAAAAAAATAATTCATTGCGCACTATTAATATTGGGAAATGATGATGAGTTGAAGCTTGAATTTGACTACCAAAAGTTTAATAGTGATACAAATGTGCCTTTATCAAGGCAATGGAAAATTAGTGAACAGTTTTCCATTGAACTTAATTTTCATCCTGAGATAAACGGGAAATATGGATTGGCATTTATCTTCCCTCGGATTGAGAATAAACCAATAGGAAGATGGAGAAAGCTCCAATTAGCTATTATTGAACAATTTCGTAAACTAATATTCAAAAAAAACAATAATTAATTTGGTGAAAATTGTTATTATTTTCAGCTCTTATTTCTTAAAAACCAACTTGCAATTATTTGACAACTTACTTTCCATAAGGATTGCGACCAACGAAATTATTCGTCTTCATTTATGATATCTGTGAAGTCAAACTCTAAAAAATCAGTTATTGACCATTCTATATATTCGTCGAAGGATTCCAAGCTGTCAACGGGAGGATTATTAATATGATTTAGGTTTATATTAGCATCAGCAATGATCTTATGAAAATTGATCATTCTGGACTCCATATTTTTGTAAAACACTTCATGGTCAGTCTCTCCCTTAACTAACTTCTCGTAATTTTCCAGATGTGAGTGCTGTAATTCCTTCTCTTGTATCAAATTATAGATAAGGCTAAGTGTTGTAATGGAAGCATCTGAATGACATGTAAAGTCTTCGATCTTATATTTCAGGAATAGACATAGCACTTGTGTTTCAGGATGAGAGATATTCTCACAATAACCGCATACCTTATCCAATATGACAGTTTTCTTAAGCAAACCATCACCTGCGGTTTTATCTTTGATTTTACCAGCACAACATAAATCTGCATTCCAATTATCAAAAAATTCACGAATATACGCGCTCCTATATAGCCATGATAAGTGATCCATAGCTAGATTACTTAACGCCAACACATAATTTAGATTTGCTGCAATTTCGATAACCTTAGTAATCCGTTCAAAATACTTTTGTTGTATAATCTCCCATTTCTCATATAATCTATCTTTTAGGTAAGATCCACCAAACCAAAATAGATTTGTTAGATTTTTGGTAAAGTCATGGGTTAGAATAATGAGTTCTATGGAAAGAATTTTTGAGTAGCCAACAATTCGTGCTTGAATGTTGTCTGGTTCTCTCTCAATTATATTAGTAATATTTTTATAGAGAGTTTTTATTCTTTGCGTAGATGTTCCTTCTTCATCATAAAAAAGCTGACAGGCTTTCTCAATCTCAAGAAATGACCCTAAATCTTTCCCTTCTAATAATTTTTTATTTTCAGAATCATAAGTTTCTTCATTTAATATTCCCAACAAATATTTTGCTTGAAGAAGGATATAATTAAGGATTGCTTTTTGATCTGGTTCAAACGATGACGATTTACGATCGGCTTTTTTAAGATAGTCAATTGCCTTATAAATCTGTGCTTTATGAAAATAAGCCATTCCGCAAACATAATTGAATATTGGGGACATCTCCCTACCTCCTAGATATGTGCGTTGCTCTATTTCAATAATCCTTTGAAATTCAAAATCATTTAATAGCCTAAAGCCACAATTTTCAATAAATGAAAGATTCTGCTCTACGCTGTAGACTTCGTTGTCTTCATCAATCATTATACCTGCACCTAGTTGTTTTCCGGCAGCTGTATTTTTTATGTGAGAATTGAGTCTTCTAAGCAATAAACCGTTATGCAATGTATCCTCATAAATAGAATGTATAGCAAGTTCATCAAGATTTTTTGAAAAGTGAAAGGTGTATTTGCGTGGCAAAGGGGAATTTTGATACTTTTTAATCATTGATTGATAAATTTCTTTTGCATTTGCAAAAAGGAATCTATCCTCACGCTGATCATAAAGTATATAATAAGCTGGCATTCCATAGTTTAACAAGTAATTAATATTATTTACCTCTATACCAAATGACAAAGATAAATCTGTATTAGCTTTAATATGACCAGTGGCTTTCAACTGTATAATAAATCGAAAATTCGTATAATAATCATTTTCCTTAATCTCCACTATCAAATCAACCCCTTTGTCTCTAACTAGTTCATGCCTAATTTCAAACAGTGAATTATGGAACAATAAAGCCAATTTATTTCTAGAAATTGTTTCTAGACTTTCATTGGAGCTTGATTTAGGTAAAGTTGAGCGATAATCCATATAAACAGCTATTTGTTTTTATAAACTTAATAAATAAAATTATTTTTGATTGTGCTAAAACCTAATGGCAATCATTAAGCTTGATTAGATTACCTGATAATATCATTTCAAAACTATCAATATGGCATTTAAGATTGCCCTATGCAAGAATGTAGCATTAATTTTTTAAATTTATTTGTTTTTGTGCGTCTCTTGCCATACTCGATTGATAACGAAGTGGTAAGAAATTGCGCAAATATTTAAAATTTAAACTTTACAAGATGATCGATAAAAGTTTAATTGAATACTTAAAGGAAGCCAGCAACGTAAGTGCTACGGAGTTAATAAATGCTTATGTTGAAAATGAGGAAAAAATACTTGGTAATATCAACGTAATAAAAGGGATCAAATCAGAGTTCTATTGCGATAATCTTCAAAAAGCATCTGAAGTGTCAAAATTTCTAAGTATTTATGCTGATTTCACATCAGTATTCATGCTACCGAACAACAAAGATGAGCATCTTATGCATTACTATCCACCGGAAGATTATCGCTTCATTAAAAGAAATATCACTTTTCCTGCAAATTTTTTGAATGGGCACATTCCAGAGCCACATGATATTATTCCAGCTTACACGACGTATAGTGATGATAATACAAGAAATCTAATGACTGAATTACACCCTTTCATGAGAAGTGGAAGACTAATGATTCGTCCTATTAGATCGATTATACTTTATAATGCTCCCGGTATAAAACAGAATGCAATAATTTACTATGCAAATTCAGATACGCCAAACAACGAATGGAAAATAAAAGAGCGAAATGAGAAAGATAGTTTTGTAATTGAAAACGGATGGGGAAATTCAAAATCAAAAATCCTATATGAAATTACATTACCATTTATAAACAATATTTCATCAGAAACCCTTAATTCGATATTAGATGATGAAATTGATCTGCTAAGTAACTTCAGAGTAACGTTAAAAGACGTGTTAAACTCAACCTTGGACTTAGGAAACAATGATATAAATAGTATTTATAATGATAAACTAAGACCAGAAATCGAAACCATCAACCGTAAATTTAAAAACATTAAGAATATTCACAAACTTGGTACAGGCACTACCCTTGCAGCAATTACAATTAGCTTAATTGCTATTAATACCGATATGGCTACAAATTTTCAAACAATATTTAACACGTTTGCAGGTACAAGCACTTTAGGTTTTTTGGCTTCTGAAATCAAATATAGAACAGAGGAAGATAAACTTAAAGATAATCCGTATTTTTTACTTTGGAGAATTAATAAAGCAAATACGATTCAACTTTAATAATTATCAGTGATAATCAATTATTCAAATGGGAAGTAAAATAGTCACTCTAAAAAAGGTTCCAAATCTGGATTGGGCGGTCGCGTTGTGGGGAGGAAAACCGGTGCCAACAAAACAAGAAAAATATAAGCCACTTGTTGGCTATCAAGGCATAATGCAAGATGGCGAAACTGAGAAAATATTTGATGACTTGTACATCCGTAATCCTGACAAAGATATTGTTCAAGAATTTGAAAAAAAATTAGGCAACTTTTTGAGAGAAAATATTACCGATGAAATGCCTTACAAGATGCCAGTAGAAGTTATATTAGCTTTTACCATTAACAAAAAAAGATTTTTTGATGTGGACGTAGATAACCTTTGCAAAACAGTCTTAGATGCTATGAAAGGAATTGTTTTTGACGATGACAGTCAAGTGGTACGTCTATTAGCACTAAAAGATACACACCCCTTTGACACAAACGGTATTTCAATCGGGGTTAATAAACTTGAAGATGTTTCTAAGGGATGGTTTAACAAAGTGCATCTATTCTATATGGATGAAAAAGAGACCTAAGATTAGGGTGAGCAGTAAGGGCAAAAAACAGCAATTTGTCGAATAAAGACAAAATCAGCCAGAAAGGGAAAAGAATCAATGATGGCATTTTTGAAATTTAGTCAGTATAGGCGAATTTTTATAAGAATCGGTAAACCTTACATAGGTTTATCCATAGAAAGATTTTAAATCATTGGATAAAGAAAGGCATAAAGCTGAATTAATAATCTTGAATTCGATTAACTTTAAGTTTCAAATCTAAATAGTATAATGGGGCATTATAAAGAAATGTACGGATATAATAATCAAGGTGGTAATGATTTTGGAGATGATAAGTGTTTATGTGAGGGGCATTTGAAAGATGATGCTATCGCAGAGTATATACGTAAGAATTCAGATGATGGAGTTTGCAGTTATTGTGGAGAATATACTAAAATAGCTCTGGCAAGAGATGTTTTTTCGTTTATAAAAGGTGGAGTATTTGCTTTTTATGGAGAAGTAAATGATGAGGGTATGGCATATGAAACCGAAGAAGATGGTTATCATGGTGCTCCGAAATTTGACACGGAGGATATGTTGTACTATGAAATCGGTTTGGAGACAGATAATGATAACCTGTGGAAGGATATTCTTTTAGTATTTGGTAATCAGGAATGGTGTGAAAAAGATCCTTACGCTGATAGAGAAAATGTAGAACTAGAATATAATTGGAATCAATTTAAACAAGTTGTCAAACATAAATCCCGCTATGTATTCCTGGGTTCTAATCAGTTCAAAGAAAGTATGAATCAGTTACCTGTAGATGAAATTCTTGATGATATTGGTAGACGTGTTGATAATCTTAATTTGTTTAAGTTGTTACCTATAGGTACTCTCTTATATAGATGTAGACAACACAAAAGCTCTGAGATATTAACTCAGGCTAAACAACTCGCTGCGCCACCTTATCATTTAGCCAATACGTCCAATAGAATGAGTCCTGCGGGTATATCTATGTTTTATTGTGCTTTTGATGTACCGACCTGTCATGCCGAAACTATAGATGCAACTGACATTGTAAAGGATCAGGTTACAACTGGTGTTTTTCAGAATAAAGAAAAGCTCTTTTTATTAGATCTAACTAAATTGCCCGCTTTACCAAGCATCTTTGATCCTGCAAAACGAAATAATTATTTTTCAATTATGTTCTTAGAAAAGTTTGTGCAAGATTTGAGTAAACCAATAGAAAAAGATGGCAGTGAGCATATTGAGTATGTTCCTACACAAATCATAACAGAATATTTTCGATATACTTACGAGGATCGAACAGGCGGAAGTGTTGATGGCATTATATATCCAAGTTCTAAATTAGGTGGCAAATATGCATGCGTATTGTTTTATGATCATGTGGAATCTATAAAAAAGTTGGAATTTGTTGACACAAAGTTGGAAACTACACCCATTTTTAAAAATTCTAGTAATTGAACACCTTAATAACCTCAAATTTTTGAGCTATTAGATAGCAGCATATATTTTTAAAGATTAGCTGAGATAATTTATGGAAAATTACGCAAAGAAGCTTATTACTAAGCTTTATGATAAAAAGATAAAAAAAACGCTTGACAGCAATTTGAAAGAGTCAACAAAAACTTGTTTATATGGCTTTATGGACTACTTAAATGCCTTAACTAAAACCCATGTTAAAAAAGATGTTTCCAACAATGCAGAATATATCATTGGTACAATATTTAAAAATATAGGATTGATTCGAAAGCAGGTTGAATACAATAATTTTATGAAAGCGAGTTTATCTTTAGCTAATAACAAATTTAATGGATTGGTTAAAATTATTGAAGGTGATGACCCTAAAATGAAACATAATACCATTATGAAATTTTCAGATTTGATTAATGACTATATTAAAGATTTAAAGCCATTCATAGAATATTTTGAGAGAAAGAAAAAGCCTGACTTTATCTTATTTAATGGCTGGAAATCATATAATAACGAAACCTACGAGCTGGCAATGATTAGCAATAATCTATACTGGAATGGGTTCTACAAAGAAAATATTTTTGATCAAAAAATGGCTATTAATATTGCATGTTTTACTCTCAGGCAGGCATTAGAGATCAAGTTTAAAAGGATATGTGGTATTTACGATATCTACAATCGGAAGTTTGATGGCCCTAAATTAAGACACGATTTTTTTCCCGAATTTATTGACGACAATTCTGATCTACTTGAATTACCTTATGTACATTTGACTGATCTCATTAAAGTTTACAAATGGACTAATCTCACTATACATAATGCAGAAAATCCGATGATATGGGAATTAAGATTTGCGCTTGATTATGTAAACCCCTTTTTCAAGTGGGGCGAATTAGTAAACAAGAACGGAAGCTCAGTAAAATCGG
The sequence above is drawn from the Pedobacter cryoconitis genome and encodes:
- a CDS encoding tetratricopeptide repeat protein, giving the protein MTQFPSRHPNHSLEYKSELFLRNKLPTEWIIDKPTDYGIDFKIEVVLNGAVNGQNFSVQLKAHQKIEKRKGISVKLERTTVNLYLSRLEPLLLICYVAEDIEAYYCWFNERSVDLTKKNKTFSISFDSSKKVSELDWNEISSYVNTIFSRKFLLHAFPEFDFSMMGKGEKDAAAYYLKKDYETAKFLFDKLNKDNPNACWLNSIAMCQYGLYHYKDALASVNEALEITDLLEIKLNKASILAEYGIEAKNRAMVIEASGIFKSAIDEIGEAHHYFNYANTLTELGQYEEAEKHYKKALDLNPNYAESWKNLGHIYSFYRNLEKEMQCYNNALSIKPDLPQALICKGIALIKDLNNFNEGISYLKKALEADSKLFLKYTSGYFWFAYAYLKISDYENGLRFLEKGLKQYPGDPYLLNLKRDYLKDNWRKNIMLRVQAKEFMLYRLRLQSDDTSALECLCRILLYEKNKTAALVQLTKHTVIFQRTQITDIKNESFDIEPYLSSLYNYHNYCEFRNVHPLEKDLNSHLFPPVYIEFNELVGLKLFHECLQYIKIHKNDKSFEKNLFKHLFEQAYLYYPKTAPYMITANVKEPEAFGEQMCNAIIHIPILAMREVGRINGYLRIKLGLDSKKMDVAIKNANETAASKKIFEACLVMIQERFSFFSK
- a CDS encoding DUF4365 domain-containing protein, with the translated sequence MDYRSTLPKSSSNESLETISRNKLALLFHNSLFEIRHELVRDKGVDLIVEIKENDYYTNFRFIIQLKATGHIKANTDLSLSFGIEVNNINYLLNYGMPAYYILYDQREDRFLFANAKEIYQSMIKKYQNSPLPRKYTFHFSKNLDELAIHSIYEDTLHNGLLLRRLNSHIKNTAAGKQLGAGIMIDEDNEVYSVEQNLSFIENCGFRLLNDFEFQRIIEIEQRTYLGGREMSPIFNYVCGMAYFHKAQIYKAIDYLKKADRKSSSFEPDQKAILNYILLQAKYLLGILNEETYDSENKKLLEGKDLGSFLEIEKACQLFYDEEGTSTQRIKTLYKNITNIIEREPDNIQARIVGYSKILSIELIILTHDFTKNLTNLFWFGGSYLKDRLYEKWEIIQQKYFERITKVIEIAANLNYVLALSNLAMDHLSWLYRSAYIREFFDNWNADLCCAGKIKDKTAGDGLLKKTVILDKVCGYCENISHPETQVLCLFLKYKIEDFTCHSDASITTLSLIYNLIQEKELQHSHLENYEKLVKGETDHEVFYKNMESRMINFHKIIADANINLNHINNPPVDSLESFDEYIEWSITDFLEFDFTDIINEDE
- a CDS encoding RusA family crossover junction endodeoxyribonuclease; translation: MGSKIVTLKKVPNLDWAVALWGGKPVPTKQEKYKPLVGYQGIMQDGETEKIFDDLYIRNPDKDIVQEFEKKLGNFLRENITDEMPYKMPVEVILAFTINKKRFFDVDVDNLCKTVLDAMKGIVFDDDSQVVRLLALKDTHPFDTNGISIGVNKLEDVSKGWFNKVHLFYMDEKET
- a CDS encoding HEPN-associated N-terminal domain-containing protein gives rise to the protein MGHYKEMYGYNNQGGNDFGDDKCLCEGHLKDDAIAEYIRKNSDDGVCSYCGEYTKIALARDVFSFIKGGVFAFYGEVNDEGMAYETEEDGYHGAPKFDTEDMLYYEIGLETDNDNLWKDILLVFGNQEWCEKDPYADRENVELEYNWNQFKQVVKHKSRYVFLGSNQFKESMNQLPVDEILDDIGRRVDNLNLFKLLPIGTLLYRCRQHKSSEILTQAKQLAAPPYHLANTSNRMSPAGISMFYCAFDVPTCHAETIDATDIVKDQVTTGVFQNKEKLFLLDLTKLPALPSIFDPAKRNNYFSIMFLEKFVQDLSKPIEKDGSEHIEYVPTQIITEYFRYTYEDRTGGSVDGIIYPSSKLGGKYACVLFYDHVESIKKLEFVDTKLETTPIFKNSSN